One part of the Cottoperca gobio chromosome 14, fCotGob3.1, whole genome shotgun sequence genome encodes these proteins:
- the vps36 gene encoding vacuolar protein-sorting-associated protein 36, protein MDRFSWSNGLLEINETLVIQQRGVRLYDGDDKAKLDVGVALLSTHRLIWRDVKNHECCIAMPLSQILLFEEQAAGIGKSAKIVIHLHATPDNKEPGPYQHSKYPFIKLSFKEHGQIEFYRRLTEEMTQKRWENTPVSQSIPTGTVSQAGRTRAVGIVGIERKIEEKRKETDKNISEAFEDLSQLMVKAKEMVELSRSIANKIKDKQGDITEDETIRFKSYLLSMGIANPVTRDTYGSGTHYHMQLAKQLGDMLQAPLEERGGMMALTEVYCLVNRARGMELLSPEDLVNACKMFESLKLPLRLRVFDSGVMVVQLQSHSEEEMIASALDNVTDKGSLTAEEFAKLLGLSVLLSKERLLLAEKVGHLCRDDSVEGLRFYPNLF, encoded by the exons ATGGACCGCTTTTCGTGGTCAAATGGGCTCTTAGAAATAAACGAAACTTTAGTGATTCAGCAACGAGGTGTCAGACTGTATGACGGTGATGATAAG GCTAAACTGGATGTTGGAGTTGCCTTGTTGAGCACCCATCGTTTGATCTGGAGGGACGTTAAAAATCAT GAATGCTGCATAGCCATGCCCCTGTCACAGATTCTCTTATTTGAGGAGCAGGCTGCAGGGATAGGAAAGAG TGCCAAAATAGTCATCCACCTGCACGCAACACCTGACAACAAGGAGCCGGGTCCCTACCAACACAGCAAGTATCCCTTCATCAAGCTGTCCTTCAAAGAGCACGGGCAGATAGAG TTTTACAGGAGGCTCACGGAGGAAATGACTCAGAAGCGATGGGAGAATACTCCAGTTTCACAATCCATCCCAACAGGAACTGTCTCTCAG GCAGGAAGGACACGTGCTGTGGGGATTGTTGGCATTGAGAGGAagatagaggagaagaggaaagaaacagacaaaaacatttctgag GCCTTTGAGGACCTCAGTCAGCTGATGGTGAAG GCCAAAGAGATGGTGGAGCTGTCCAGATCTATAGCCAACAAGATCAAAGACAAACAGGGAGACATTACAGAAGATGAG ACGATACGGTTCAAGTCCTACCTACTGAGCATGGGTATTGCTAACCCTGTTACCAGGGATACATATGGATCAGGTACACATTACCATATGCAGCTGGCAAAGCAGCTGGGAGATATGCTCCAGGCCCCTCTAGAG GAGCGTGGGGGTATGATGGCTCTCACTGAGGTGTACTGTCTCGTCAACCGTGCTAGAGGGATGGAG CTTTTATCTCCAGAAGATTTGGTAAACGCCTGCAAGATGTTTGAGTCGTTAAAGCTCCCGTTgag GCTGCGTGTGTTTGACAGTGGTGTGATGGTGGTCCAGCTGCAGTCTCACAGCGAAGAGGAAATGATCGCCTCAGCACTGGACAAT GTGACCGACAAAGGCTCTTTGACTGCAGAGGAGTTTGCAAAGCTCTTGggtctctctgttcttctgtctAAAGAGCG GTTGTTGCTGGCTGAGAAGGTGGGCCACCTGTGTCGAGATGACTCTGTTGAGGGTTTGAGATTTTATCCAAACCTCTTTTGA
- the thsd1 gene encoding LOW QUALITY PROTEIN: thrombospondin type-1 domain-containing protein 1 (The sequence of the model RefSeq protein was modified relative to this genomic sequence to represent the inferred CDS: deleted 3 bases in 3 codons) — translation MPQAVSLLPFLLALMGYAFAGLNIWPSFHVALSNASVFVDFSTKSNSSTIRNSSLSLVNTETNTTLQTRTLPYNQSAGRVEFNCSCFLYSGTFRFLLRQTIISAVSRANGTADDSSTESTTWWWSSELQVQWPTFHIAVERAGNHSGSFQVGITTNEHFQACSSGIDSALFLEVSYMEYNQIGRISIDKVQARTRLPIKPLRSQSVELSCAFPFTERDFIRVALRSPHAAQDVKSSGPLYLSRIFSYKLLVENTNAYRSGCEGTVTIKLITPPCAHINGKVLLYKDAGVGRGVAVSSGMEAAGTALMGFGPEEPSSPLLAFNWLTQGENETEFNCSVFNPGRNKYCFRFVFNFSRSPSPAQTCLVVHRSAESWGPWLQWSLCSVSCGEGVRERVRECLLPSGVGGMQCTGMVKEQSLCSLEDCVVLPAPSPSLPSVAVGVAPLGGNMVVVVGISLCLAVILATIVVTLWRKLCKTPQCNSVRTGSMHSPGGRKLSDEASICGYSLQRPSLSDGHGPPGGVGVAQKERPSLGSQPLSQTLVIPLSQDPDRLSPTCQKMLPPIFGYRLAQQQLKEMKKKGLKEATLLYHVSSSPVNDTVVETSASPTNSLIATLTGLAHPTLPLGLQEDANRNHFCIAATFSEPLSQTSKVTPDSLSPRAELVLGPSVSAHASGGSSKWRDRTADWVEMVERSGFAGFRGGGGGGEDAGMGNSYHKNPNFHRTSSFNDTKPQPLSSVHSRQFRERSMTQVGSRTLPEGSCWNKGGRDRQPYNSYPIPEHGVPDWAKSRPQRNDQRMPWIETAVLSHNNELKHTGTNTNSLLASEKHVKAELSGTGERQRSGETGGVVGISGIGGPATGPLSLSVDRAERAELNWNRRGPSPIQRNILARKLKEAQSCSGVKGRQRSSTFSVSPSEQRTGRCRSLPMSGGYSSSGGGSPYRLSESEQRMLDLDLSSAYVGEEE, via the exons ATGCCACAGGCTGTCTCACTGCTGCCCTTCCTGCTGGCGCTCATGGGATATG CTTTTGCAGGGCTCAATATCTGGCCCTCCTTCCATGTTGCGCTTAGCAACGCCAGTGTATTTGTGGACTTCAGCACAAAATCCAACAGCAGCACGATCCGCAACTCAAGCCTCTCTCTGGTCAACACGGAAACCAACACCACCCTTCAGACCAGGACTCTCCCCTACAACCAATCGGCCGGTAGGGTGGAGTTCAACTGTTCGTGCTTCCTGTATTCAGGAACTTTCCGGTTTCTGCTGAGGCAGACCATCATCTCAGCTGTTTCTCGTGCTAATGGCACA GCTGACGACAGTAGCACGGAGAGCACAACCTGGTGGTGGAGTTCAGAACTGCAGGTGCAGTGGCCCACCTTTCACATCGCCGTGGAGAGGGCCGGAAACCACTCGGGATCTTTTCAG gtTGGGATAACCACTAATGAACACTTCCAGGCATGCTCCAGCGGCATTGACTCGGCTCTCTTCCTAGAAGTCAGCTACATGGAGTACAACCAGATAGGACGAATCAGCATCGACAAGGTTCAAGCCCGCACACGACTCCCAATCAAACCCCTCCGCTCCCAGAGTGTTGAGCTGTCCTGCGCCTTCCCCTTCACAGAAAGAGACTTCATACGAGTGGCTCTACGGTCTCCTCACGCAGCACAGGATGTGAAAAGCTCTGGACCTCTCTACCTGTCCCGTATCTTCTCCTATAAGCTGCTGGTGGAAAACACCAATGCGTACCGGAGTGGATGCGAAGGGACGGTGACTATTAAACTGATAACCCCACCTTGTGCTCACATCAATGGGAAAGTACTGCTGTATAAGGATGCAGGTGTTGGAAGAGGGGTTGCTGTCTCCTCTGGGATGGAAGCAGCTGGAACAGCACTGATGGGGTTTGGACCAGAGGAGCCCTCTTCACCTCTGTTGGCCTTTAACTGGCTGACTCAGGGGGAGAATGAGACAGAATTCAACTGTTCTGTGTTTAACCCCGGAAGGAATAAGTACTGCTTTCGCTTTGTTTTCAACTTCAGTCGTTCCCCTAGTCCGGCACAGACCTGTTTGGTGGTTCACAGGAGTGCAG AGTCATGGGGCCCGTGGCTGCAGTGGAGTCTGTGCAGTGTGAGCTGTGGAGAGGGGGTGAGGGAGCGAGTGCGTGAGTGTTTGCTGCCCTCAGGTGTGGGAGGGATGCAGTGCACTGGCATGGTGAAGGAACAGTCCCTGTGCTCGCTGGAGGACTGTGTCG tGTTGCCTGCTCCTTCTCCGTCCCTCCCCTCTGTGGCTGTCGGAGTTGCACCCCTAGGTGGTAACATGGTCGTGGTGGTTGGTATCTCTCTTTGC TTGGCTGTGATTCTGGCTACCATCGTGGTGACTTTGTGGAGAAAACTTTGCAAGACCCCTCAGTGCAACTCTGTCCGCACAGGCTCCATGCATTCCCCAGGAGGACGCAAGCTCTCCGATGAGGCGTCCATTTGTGGCTACAGCCTCCAAAGACCCAGCCTGTCTGACGGCCACGGCCCACCAGGGGGCGTGGGTGTTGCCCAGAAAGAGAGGCCTTCCTTGGGCAGTCAGCCTCTCTCACAGACCCTGGTGATACCTCTCTCACAGGATCCAGACAGGCTGTCCCCcacatgtcagaaaatgttgcCTCCAATATTTGG ATACCGATTGGCTCAGCAGCAGttgaaagaaatgaagaagaaggGGTTAAAGGAGGCCACACTGCTGTATCATGTGTCTTCAAGCCCAGTCAATGACACCGTGGTAGAGACATCTGCCTCACCCACAAACTCCCTCATTGCTACATTAACTGGATTAGCTCATCCCACACTCCCTTTGGGCCTCCAGGAAGACGCTAACCGCAATCACTTTTGCATTGCAGCAACCTTTTCTGAGCCGCTATCGCAGACTTCCAAGGTCACCCCGGACAGTCTGAGTCCCAGAGCGGAGCTGGTCTTAGGTCCTTCTGTCTCGGCTCATGCAAGTGGGGGCAGCTCGAAATGGCGTGACCGCACAGCTGACTGGGTGGAGATGGTAGAGAGGAGTGGGTTTGCAGgtttcagaggaggaggaggaggaggagaagatgcaGGGATGGGAAACTCCTATCATAAGAATCCAAATTTCCACCGGACCTCCAGTTTTAATGACACCAAACCCCAACCTCTATCCTCTGTACACTCCAGACAGTTCAGAGAAAGGAGCATGACCCAG GTGGGATCTCGGACCCTTCCTGAAGGAAGTTGTTGGAATAAAGGAGGACGGGATAGGCAGCCATACAACTCTTACCCCATTCCAGAGCACGGGGTCCCAGACTGGGCTAAATCCAGACCCCAGAGAAATGACCAGAGGATGCCCTGGATAGAGACAGCTGTTCTTTCTCACAACAATGAACTTAAACACACAGGAACCAACACAAACAGCCTTTTAGCATCTGAGAAACATGTTAAAGCAGAACTCAGTGGCACTGGGGAAAGGCAAAGGAGTGGCGAGACAGGAGGTGTAGTGGGAATCTCAGGGATCGGGGGTCCAGCCACAGGGCCTCTCAGCCTGAGTGTGGATCGAGCAGAGCGTGCTGAGCTGAACTGGAACCGTCGCGGCCCATCGCCTATCCAGAGGAACATCCTGGCCCGGAAATTAAAGGAGGCTCAGTCGTGCTCTGGGGTC AAGGGGCGGCAGCGCAGCTCCACCTTTAGTGTGTCGCCCTCAGAGCAGAGGACAGGTCGCTGCCGCTCTCTGCCGATGTCTGGAGGTtacagcagcagcggcggcggctCGCCCTACAGGCTTAGTGAGTCAGAGCAGAGGATGTTGGACCTGGATCTGTCCTCAGCATATGTAGGGGAAGAGGAGTAG
- the fgl1b gene encoding fibrinogen like 1B isoform X2, giving the protein MPVLLLLALVCPTMASSTPLSAVDSCGPEVAALKRSIRKLENKLLIGTWQVEHLQRHKYFQSFQPAVSNTKPETDTSPEVNHNSSGTLDSSVVTLPPAGNLIVHDKDCSELFDRLKPPSGFYRIRPKLHQEPFLAYCDMEDGGGWTVFQRRRHGKVDFNRDWVDYRDGFGDFKLWNDEFWLGNEHMYSLLSEGKNLVKIDLMDWDGKRNYAFYENFRITDEADKYRLQYGLYSGKAGDALTGGGGMVEQWSACLSGMQFSTRDQDNDRYLQGSCAQENKAGWWFNRCHAANLNGKFYRTGEYKGQHDNGVVWGSWKGLWYSLRHTTMKVRPLVFLDVMGSGAGEI; this is encoded by the exons GCAGTGGACTCATGCGGGCCAGAGGTTGCAGCTCTCAAGCGCAGCATAAGGAAACTGGAGAATAAACTCTTGATCGGGACTTGGCAGGTGGAGCACTTGCAGAGGCACAAATACTTCCAGTCATTTCAACCTGCTGTGTCTAATACTAAACCTGAAACGGACACATCCCCCGAAGTGAACCACAACAGCAGTGGGACATTAGACAGCTCTGTTGTGACACTTCCACCAGCAGGCAACTTAATTGTCCATGACAAAG ACTGCTCTGAGCTATTTGACAGACTGAAACCACCAAGCGGTTTCTACCGCATCAGACCCAAATTACACCAGGAGCCTTTTTTGGCCTACTGTGacatggaggatggaggaggatgGACAGTGTTTCAGAGACGTCGGCATGGAAAAGTTGACTTCAACAG AGACTGGGTGGACTACAGAGATGGATTTGGTGACTTCAAGCTGTGGAATGATGAGTTTTGGTTGGGGAATGAGCACATGTATTCTCTACTCTCAGAAG GTAAGAACCTGGTGAAGATAGACCTAATGGACTGGGATGGAAAGAGAAACTATGCATTTTATGAGAACTTCAGGATCACTGATGAGGCC GACAAGTATCGTCTCCAGTATGGGCTGTATAGCGGGAAAGCTGGAGATGCTCTGACAGGCGGTGGGGGGATGGTGGAGCAGTGGTCTGCGTGCCTCAGCGGCATGCAGTTCAGCACCAGAGATCAG GACAATGACCGCTACCTTCAGGGCAGCTGTGCTCAGGAGAATAAGGCAGGCTGGTGGTTCAACAG ATGTCATGCAGCCAACCTAAATGGGAAGTTCTACCGCACAGGGGAGTACAAGGGCCAGCATGACAATGGTGTGGTGTGGGGGAGCTGGAAAGGCCTTTGGTATTCTCTCAGACACACCACCATGAAGGTGCGGCCTCTGGTTTTCTTGGACGTCATGGGCAGTGGAGCAGGGGAAATTTAA
- the fgl1b gene encoding fibrinogen like 1B isoform X1 has translation MKTGIAAKDFFLKVMPVLLLLALVCPTMASSTPLSAVDSCGPEVAALKRSIRKLENKLLIGTWQVEHLQRHKYFQSFQPAVSNTKPETDTSPEVNHNSSGTLDSSVVTLPPAGNLIVHDKDCSELFDRLKPPSGFYRIRPKLHQEPFLAYCDMEDGGGWTVFQRRRHGKVDFNRDWVDYRDGFGDFKLWNDEFWLGNEHMYSLLSEGKNLVKIDLMDWDGKRNYAFYENFRITDEADKYRLQYGLYSGKAGDALTGGGGMVEQWSACLSGMQFSTRDQDNDRYLQGSCAQENKAGWWFNRCHAANLNGKFYRTGEYKGQHDNGVVWGSWKGLWYSLRHTTMKVRPLVFLDVMGSGAGEI, from the exons GCAGTGGACTCATGCGGGCCAGAGGTTGCAGCTCTCAAGCGCAGCATAAGGAAACTGGAGAATAAACTCTTGATCGGGACTTGGCAGGTGGAGCACTTGCAGAGGCACAAATACTTCCAGTCATTTCAACCTGCTGTGTCTAATACTAAACCTGAAACGGACACATCCCCCGAAGTGAACCACAACAGCAGTGGGACATTAGACAGCTCTGTTGTGACACTTCCACCAGCAGGCAACTTAATTGTCCATGACAAAG ACTGCTCTGAGCTATTTGACAGACTGAAACCACCAAGCGGTTTCTACCGCATCAGACCCAAATTACACCAGGAGCCTTTTTTGGCCTACTGTGacatggaggatggaggaggatgGACAGTGTTTCAGAGACGTCGGCATGGAAAAGTTGACTTCAACAG AGACTGGGTGGACTACAGAGATGGATTTGGTGACTTCAAGCTGTGGAATGATGAGTTTTGGTTGGGGAATGAGCACATGTATTCTCTACTCTCAGAAG GTAAGAACCTGGTGAAGATAGACCTAATGGACTGGGATGGAAAGAGAAACTATGCATTTTATGAGAACTTCAGGATCACTGATGAGGCC GACAAGTATCGTCTCCAGTATGGGCTGTATAGCGGGAAAGCTGGAGATGCTCTGACAGGCGGTGGGGGGATGGTGGAGCAGTGGTCTGCGTGCCTCAGCGGCATGCAGTTCAGCACCAGAGATCAG GACAATGACCGCTACCTTCAGGGCAGCTGTGCTCAGGAGAATAAGGCAGGCTGGTGGTTCAACAG ATGTCATGCAGCCAACCTAAATGGGAAGTTCTACCGCACAGGGGAGTACAAGGGCCAGCATGACAATGGTGTGGTGTGGGGGAGCTGGAAAGGCCTTTGGTATTCTCTCAGACACACCACCATGAAGGTGCGGCCTCTGGTTTTCTTGGACGTCATGGGCAGTGGAGCAGGGGAAATTTAA